The Diadema setosum chromosome 1, eeDiaSeto1, whole genome shotgun sequence genome has a window encoding:
- the LOC140226220 gene encoding uncharacterized protein: protein MLPRASPQCWSDSQEGQNKPDNDFFDSDNFQLLVLTKQRGEETCRKAVLKARRERKRRQALIDRSTSQELGFYSQLFRADGNRKPKKPGAPPQTFFGLRRPLNKQEQRVVAALPCWEKSFQEWADKPFSTVFHGYNAYDGHFPLLMQVNSESEDKVVTVIQTETRRKSMVITNYADATIKLEGDDQAVCYAVFPILHVVIESAESSESSDACSSTNSNGSSDETSMPRNRPPPLLPQDVLDRLTAIAAQSQSNDGDNDDDESDESDVGPPKGWLERQQQRTQGERRLSITTRPCAEKPRMLKRRSLDYGSLFYHHEVESMDAIVEDGDEENSPSPTGGGSVLHSPLSIVKGSREGTWAMEAMSKLRESKDRDLSDIIRRAEREMELMDTNLHKLEKFLEEADSDDSD, encoded by the exons ATGTTGCCAAGGGCGAGTCCCCAGTGTTGGTCGGACTCGCAAGAGGGACAGAATAAGCCAGACAATGACTTCTTCGACTCGGACAACTTTCAGCTCTTGGTGCTGACTAAGCAACGCGGGGAGGAGACCTGCCGCAAGGCTGTACTCAAAGCCCGTCGGGAGAGGAAGCGGCGACAGGCCCTGATCGACCGATCAACCTCACAAGAGCTCGGCTTTTACAGTCAACTTTTTCGAGCAGACGGTAATCGGAAACCGAAAAAACCGGGCGCTCCTCCGCAGACGTTTTTCGGATTGCGTCGGCCCCTAAACAAGCAAGAGCAGCGTGTGGTAGCAGCTTTGCCCTGTTGGGAAAAATCTTTCCAAGAGTGGGCAGACAAGCCATTTAGCACCGTCTTCCACGGGTACAATGCTTACGATGGACATTTTCCGCTTCTAATGCAAGTAAATTCTGAGTCAGAGGACAAAGTCGTGACGGTGATTCAGACAGAGACGAGAAGAAAGTCCATGGTGATCACCAACTACGCAGACG CTACCATTAAACTGGAGGGGGATGACCAGGCGGTTTGCTACGCGGTCTTTCCCATCCTCCATGTCGTCATCGAGAGCGCCGAATCGAGCGAAAGCTCCGATGCCTGCAGCAGCACCAATAGCAACGGTAGCAGCGACGAAACCAGCATGCCAAGGAATCGACCGCCGCCCCTCCTGCCGCAAGATGTGCTCGATAGACTGACGGCCATTGCTGCACAAAGTCAGTCGAACGACGGGGACAACGATGACGACGAGTCAGATGAATCCGATGTCGGACCTCCCAAAG GTTGGTTGGAGCGTCAGCAACAGCGCACACAAGGGGAACGACGGCTTTCTATCACGACACGCCCATGCGCCGAGAAGCCCCGCATGCTGAAGCGACGTTCTCTTGACTACGGTTCACTGTTCTACCACCACGAGGTCGAGAGTATGGACGCCATCGTGGAAGACGGTGACGAGGAAAACTCCCCGTCGCCCACGGGCGGAGGCTCCGTGTTGCACTCGCCGCTGTCGATTGTCAAAGGTTCGCGAGAAGGCACGTGGGCCATGGAGGCCATGTCCAAGTTGCGAGAGTCCAAGGATCGAGATCTCAGTGACATCATCCGCCGTGCCGAGCGAGAGATGGAGCTGATGGACACCAACCTCCACAAACTCGAGAAATTTCTGGAGGAAGCTGACTCTGACGACTCAGATTAG
- the LOC140226230 gene encoding uncharacterized protein — MVLTYSVLHNQGQNSGPCLPMTTPSCQPSTHQEHVDKKELFTSDVIHESDSSQEVNAHVAVLEVDDVAAASDGRKEYENDEVEVASSCTSVAVLVTEVEEENKAEAEEKGKDEVGKVFVAEEEGEEEEKNEEEDDYCDIKDILRVCPLRVLGRHRELAAGGSILEVELALLHGAPSLIAIEDEFGEMSVPMEMRCNQASVKIIRKMIKERSQEVAKRLSNNPPWRRRCQISSRRKSSLNRLQSLRKRHGMNERDDDSDSDDESDMGRSHKKRQRRQ, encoded by the coding sequence ATGGTGCTTACATATAGTGTTCTCCACAATCAAGGACAGAATTCAGGGCCATGCTTACCCATGACAACCCCGTCATGTCAACCATCAACTCATCAGGAACATGTAGACAAGAAGGAACTTTTCACGTCTGACGTCATCCATGAATCAGACTCCAGTCAGGAAGTGAATGCCCATGTTGCCGTTTTGGAAGTCGATGACGTCGCCGCAGCGAGTGATGGCCGCAAAGAATACGAGAACGATGAAGTCGAAGTGGCATCTTCCTGCACCAGTGTAGCGGTACTTGTCACGGAAGTAGAGGAAGAAAATAAAGCGGAGGCTGAGGAAAAGGGGAAAGATGAGGTAGGGAAGGTATTTGTGGCAGAGGAAGAAGGcgaggaggaagagaaaaatgaggaggaggatgattATTGCGACATCAAAGACATCTTGAGAGTGTGTCCTCTCCGCGTCCTCGGCCGACATCGAGAGCTCGCCGCCGGAGGCTCTATTCTTGAAGTTGAACTCGCGCTTCTTCATGGTGCTCCGTCGCTAATCGCCATTGAGGATGAATTTGGCGAGATGTCCGTTCCCATGGAGATGAGATGCAACCAGGCATCCGTCAAAATCATCCGCAAGATGATTAAGGAAAGGAGTCAGGAAGTAGCAAAGCGCTTGTCAAACAACCCTCCTTGGAGAAGGCGTTGTCAGATCTCTTCTCGAAGGAAGTCATCACTCAACAGATTGCAGTCTCTTCGGAAGAGGCATGGAATGAACGAAAGAGATGATGACAGTGACTCTGACGACGAATCCGATATGGGCCGAAGTCATAAGAAGCGCCAGAGACGTCAATGA